One part of the Chryseobacterium mulctrae genome encodes these proteins:
- a CDS encoding pentapeptide repeat-containing protein has translation MREAYIIDDNFDNINFAQQPLEFGEYENCTFHNCNFEYVNLSEFKFTNCEFVDCNLSMTKLAGTAFRDVVFKECKMFGMHFDDCNEFGMSFRFDGCALNNSVFYKTTIKRTLFKNSKLIEVDFAECDLSNSVFSNCDFSGATFERTNLEKADLRTSFNYTINPESNRLKKTKFSLSEVHGLLRRFDIEIDQNS, from the coding sequence ATGAGAGAAGCTTACATTATTGATGATAATTTCGATAATATAAATTTTGCACAACAGCCTTTAGAATTTGGCGAATATGAGAATTGTACTTTCCACAACTGCAATTTTGAATATGTAAATCTCTCAGAATTTAAATTTACCAACTGTGAATTCGTCGATTGTAATTTAAGCATGACCAAATTAGCCGGAACTGCTTTTCGTGATGTTGTTTTCAAAGAATGCAAAATGTTCGGAATGCATTTCGATGATTGTAATGAATTTGGAATGTCTTTCAGATTTGACGGATGTGCTTTAAATAATTCTGTTTTCTATAAAACAACGATTAAAAGAACATTATTTAAAAATTCTAAACTGATTGAAGTTGATTTTGCAGAATGTGATCTGTCTAATTCCGTCTTCTCAAACTGTGATTTTAGCGGAGCGACATTCGAAAGAACTAATTTAGAAAAAGCAGACTTGAGAACTTCATTCAATTACACCATCAATCCTGAATCTAACAGGCTTAAAAAGACCAAATTTTCACTTTCTGAAGTTCATGGTCTCTTGCGTCGATTTGATATAGAAATTGATCAAAACAGCTGA
- the rodA gene encoding rod shape-determining protein RodA, giving the protein MKWTEGIDKLGLGLYFLLCLFAIANIYSVDEGLGKKQLIFFGISIFVGLIIFFSRSKFFENMSGIIYIGGVLMLAGLHVFGTEILGQKNWYKFGSFTMQPVEFSKIGTALMLANYVSGADFDLKNTKSLLTALAIIGIPAVVVLSIPDVGSLLVFTAFFIALYREGLSGKLFLIGGLFGVVFLIANYLNDPLKWSLWYFTVFIIVIGLLWFLFNAALLRKNIYTLLPGVGVILLLAALSFISPVIFEKLPKHQQERVEVLYKGEREFRDTSGYNLLYSKTAIGSGGMFGKGFREGSVTQGKFVPEQETDYIFCTVGEEWGFVGSAVLVFAYMIFIGRIYYLAEKQKSVFNRVFGYCFASILLMHFSINLGMVMGLFPTVGIPLPYFSYGGSSLLAFSMMTFIFFKLNYADKNSLV; this is encoded by the coding sequence ATGAAGTGGACAGAAGGAATAGATAAGTTAGGTCTTGGGTTGTATTTTTTGCTTTGCTTATTTGCGATAGCCAATATTTACAGTGTAGACGAAGGTTTGGGTAAAAAACAATTGATCTTTTTCGGGATTTCAATTTTTGTAGGCTTAATTATTTTCTTCAGCAGAAGTAAGTTTTTCGAGAATATGTCTGGAATTATTTATATTGGCGGAGTTTTGATGCTTGCTGGTCTTCATGTTTTCGGAACAGAAATTCTCGGACAGAAAAACTGGTATAAATTCGGAAGTTTTACGATGCAACCTGTAGAGTTCTCAAAGATTGGAACAGCTTTAATGTTGGCAAATTATGTCTCCGGAGCAGACTTTGATCTTAAAAATACAAAATCATTATTAACAGCTTTGGCAATTATTGGTATTCCTGCTGTTGTTGTTTTATCAATCCCCGATGTTGGGTCTTTGCTTGTATTTACTGCATTTTTTATTGCGTTATACAGAGAAGGTCTTTCTGGAAAATTATTTTTAATTGGAGGTCTTTTTGGGGTGGTATTTCTTATTGCGAATTACCTTAATGATCCATTGAAATGGAGTTTATGGTATTTCACGGTGTTTATTATTGTAATTGGTCTTTTATGGTTTTTATTTAATGCGGCTCTGCTTCGTAAAAATATTTATACCCTTTTACCGGGAGTAGGAGTGATTCTGTTATTGGCAGCATTGTCATTTATTTCGCCTGTTATTTTTGAAAAATTACCAAAACACCAACAAGAACGTGTTGAGGTTTTGTATAAAGGAGAAAGAGAATTCCGGGATACTTCAGGATATAATTTATTATATTCAAAAACGGCGATTGGTTCTGGGGGAATGTTTGGTAAAGGATTCCGTGAAGGTTCTGTAACCCAAGGAAAGTTTGTTCCTGAGCAGGAAACCGATTATATTTTCTGTACCGTTGGAGAAGAATGGGGTTTTGTAGGAAGCGCAGTTCTTGTTTTTGCCTATATGATTTTTATCGGGCGGATCTATTATCTTGCAGAAAAGCAGAAATCCGTATTTAACCGGGTTTTCGGGTATTGTTTTGCTTCCATCCTTTTGATGCACTTTTCGATCAATTTAGGCATGGTTATGGGCTTGTTTCCAACCGTTGGAATTCCGTTGCCATATTTCAGTTACGGGGGAAGTTCGTTGCTTGCCTTTTCTATGATGACCTTTATTTTCTTTAAACTCAATTACGCAGACAAAAACAGTTTGGTTTAG
- a CDS encoding glutamine synthetase III family protein produces the protein MSTLRFKALETLPFKDFRKDNSIEVPVKLSELFCQNVFSEETMREYLTKEAFQSILDAMKKGTKIQRHIADQVAVAMKDWAMSKGVTHYTHWFQPLTGTTAEKHDSFFTPIEGGRAIERFSGNLLIQQEPDASSFPNGGIRNTFEARGYTAWDPTSPAFIMGTTLCIPSIFISYTGETLDYKAPLLRALNAVDEAATNVMQYFDKNVTKVTPTLGWEQEYFLVDSALYQSRPDLVLTGKTLLGHSPAKGQQLDDHYFGSIPTRVMNFMKELEIECMKLGIPVTTRHNEVAPNQFELAPMFEEVNVAVDHNSLLMDVMARIAHRHHFHILFHEKPFAGVNGSGKHNNWSLATDTGENLLSPGKNPKKNLQFLTFFVNAIKAVHEYADLLRASIASASNDHRLGANEAPPAIISVFIGSQLFRVLEELEKVTEGKLSPDEKTDLKLNVVGKIPEILLDNTDRNRTSPFAFTGNKFEIRAVGSSANCAESMTVMNTIAAKQLNDFKKEVDALIETGLKKDEAIFNVLREYIKKCKNIMFEGDGYSEDWAIEAEKRGLNNWKTTPEALKQEMNQKFVDLYEEIGIFNHREVEARNEIKLEKYSTVIDIEARVLSDIARNHIIPSALNYQNRLIENVKGLKEIFGDKEFKTLAKEQMSLITNISENVSKIKLGVEDLIKAREAAKAVTESQAQAEDYCNKVKPLFDIIRDASDDLEMMVDDELWPMTKYREMLFTR, from the coding sequence ATGTCAACTTTAAGATTCAAAGCGCTAGAAACTTTACCATTTAAGGACTTCAGAAAAGATAACTCAATCGAAGTTCCCGTGAAATTATCAGAATTATTCTGTCAGAATGTTTTTTCAGAAGAAACAATGAGAGAATATTTAACGAAAGAAGCATTCCAATCTATTTTGGATGCGATGAAAAAAGGAACAAAAATCCAGAGACACATCGCAGATCAGGTAGCTGTAGCGATGAAAGACTGGGCAATGAGCAAAGGTGTTACTCATTACACCCACTGGTTTCAGCCATTAACAGGCACTACTGCAGAAAAACACGATTCTTTCTTCACTCCAATTGAAGGCGGAAGAGCCATCGAAAGATTCAGCGGGAACTTATTGATTCAGCAAGAACCGGACGCATCTTCTTTCCCGAATGGTGGTATCAGAAACACTTTTGAAGCAAGAGGTTATACAGCTTGGGATCCTACTTCTCCGGCATTTATTATGGGAACCACTTTGTGTATTCCTTCAATCTTTATTTCTTACACAGGAGAAACTTTAGATTACAAAGCGCCTTTATTAAGAGCTTTGAACGCTGTAGACGAGGCTGCAACCAACGTAATGCAGTATTTCGACAAAAACGTAACGAAAGTAACTCCTACTTTAGGTTGGGAGCAAGAATATTTCCTGGTTGATTCAGCATTGTATCAATCTCGTCCGGATTTAGTTTTAACAGGTAAAACTTTATTAGGACATTCTCCTGCAAAAGGACAACAATTAGATGACCACTATTTCGGTTCAATTCCTACAAGGGTTATGAACTTTATGAAAGAGTTGGAAATCGAATGTATGAAATTAGGAATTCCGGTTACTACAAGACACAACGAAGTTGCTCCAAACCAATTTGAGCTAGCTCCAATGTTTGAAGAAGTAAACGTTGCTGTTGACCACAATTCTTTGTTGATGGATGTTATGGCAAGAATCGCTCACAGACACCATTTCCACATCTTATTCCACGAAAAACCATTCGCAGGAGTAAACGGAAGCGGAAAGCACAACAACTGGTCTTTAGCAACTGATACTGGTGAAAACTTGTTGAGCCCTGGAAAAAATCCAAAGAAAAACTTACAGTTCTTAACGTTCTTCGTAAACGCAATTAAAGCGGTACACGAATATGCAGATCTTTTGAGAGCAAGTATCGCTTCTGCAAGTAATGATCATAGATTGGGTGCAAACGAAGCTCCACCGGCAATTATTTCTGTATTTATCGGAAGTCAGTTGTTCAGAGTTTTAGAAGAGCTTGAAAAAGTAACCGAAGGAAAACTTTCTCCAGACGAAAAAACAGATTTAAAACTAAATGTTGTAGGAAAAATTCCTGAAATTTTGTTGGACAACACAGACCGAAACAGAACTTCTCCATTTGCATTTACAGGAAATAAATTTGAAATCAGAGCGGTAGGTTCTTCTGCAAACTGCGCAGAATCTATGACTGTAATGAATACCATTGCTGCAAAACAACTAAACGATTTCAAAAAAGAAGTTGATGCTTTAATTGAAACAGGTCTTAAAAAAGACGAAGCAATTTTCAATGTTTTGAGAGAATACATCAAAAAGTGTAAAAACATTATGTTTGAAGGTGACGGATATTCTGAAGACTGGGCTATAGAAGCTGAAAAAAGAGGATTAAACAACTGGAAAACTACTCCTGAAGCTTTGAAACAGGAAATGAACCAGAAATTTGTAGATCTTTACGAAGAAATAGGAATCTTCAACCACAGAGAAGTAGAAGCAAGAAACGAAATCAAACTAGAAAAATATTCTACCGTTATTGATATTGAAGCTAGAGTATTGAGTGATATCGCAAGAAACCACATTATTCCTTCCGCTTTAAATTATCAAAACAGATTAATTGAGAACGTAAAAGGTCTTAAAGAAATCTTCGGAGATAAAGAATTTAAAACATTGGCTAAAGAGCAAATGAGTTTGATCACCAACATCTCTGAAAACGTTTCTAAAATTAAATTAGGCGTTGAAGATTTGATTAAAGCGAGAGAAGCAGCAAAAGCTGTAACAGAAAGTCAGGCGCAGGCAGAAGATTACTGCAACAAAGTAAAACCTCTATTTGATATTATCAGAGATGCTTCTGATGATCTTGAAATGATGGTTGATGATGAGCTTTGGCCAATGACGAAATATAGAGAAATGTTATTTACAAGATAA
- a CDS encoding peptidoglycan D,D-transpeptidase FtsI family protein: MNTRHIKILTILVVIALIFVARLSYLQLFTDRYALNAANTSIKTEYVIPQRGVIFDRNGKIMVGNQPAYEISFTQALMKPDFDTLAFCSLMKIEKGDFIKRINLIKAEKYYSKLTPMTFIKDLSREEIARVQEIIFKYPAFSIVQRPQRQYEVSTSGNLLGYTSEVNDREIKKDSTYYLPGDLIGKTGVEKSYEKELRGVKGIKYIQKDIKLRNVGPYKNGSLDRDVITGKDITLTIDYDLQRMAEEMLVNKHGAVVALDPNNGEVLVAATGPDIDPNLFTGPNKSKNLYALSKDTIYENKPTFDRSLQAGYPPGSTFKLLTALAAMQMGVMDEKTIFPCGGGFFYKGKRIKGHGGADPLIPSIQVSSNCFFTYAFIAIIKKYPGNPSKGVDEWKKIMSSFGVGEFLNNDFAVGAKGRIPSGDFYERRFKAIIKANGSTRQDYKNWDEMSTGAIYNGMGQGDVMVTPLQLANYVAAIANRGWYFTPHIVKSIDGRPNSDPRFKKKHHTLVDPKHFEPVLKGMEAVVLRGTARGLMSKDFTQLAKTGTAQVPQGKDNSIFVLIAPADKPKIVVVAVMEHAGFGATWAGPACTVIAEKYITGDLKREHLYKKMITSSFMPEYKRQWIVDLKRKGLYKEPKPDSIKLKRIQDSLNLVKKAKEKLQKAQNVKSQKTVKP, encoded by the coding sequence TTGAACACACGCCATATAAAAATCTTAACGATTCTCGTTGTCATTGCTCTTATTTTTGTAGCAAGGCTTTCTTATTTACAGCTGTTTACAGATCGTTATGCACTGAATGCAGCCAATACTTCCATCAAAACCGAATATGTAATTCCGCAACGTGGAGTTATTTTCGACAGAAACGGGAAAATTATGGTGGGAAACCAGCCTGCTTATGAAATTTCTTTTACTCAGGCTTTGATGAAACCAGATTTTGATACTTTGGCTTTCTGTAGTTTAATGAAAATTGAGAAAGGAGATTTTATTAAAAGAATCAATTTAATTAAAGCTGAAAAATATTATTCCAAACTCACGCCGATGACTTTTATTAAAGATCTGAGTAGGGAAGAAATAGCAAGAGTTCAGGAAATTATATTTAAATATCCGGCTTTCAGTATCGTTCAGCGTCCGCAAAGACAATACGAAGTTTCTACTTCCGGAAATCTTTTGGGATATACAAGTGAAGTAAACGATAGAGAAATTAAAAAAGATTCTACTTATTACCTTCCGGGTGACCTTATCGGTAAAACTGGTGTTGAAAAATCTTATGAGAAAGAGCTTCGTGGAGTAAAAGGAATTAAATATATTCAAAAAGACATTAAATTAAGAAACGTTGGACCCTACAAAAACGGATCTTTAGACAGAGATGTTATTACTGGAAAAGACATTACTTTGACGATTGATTATGATCTTCAGAGAATGGCTGAAGAAATGCTGGTGAATAAACATGGTGCAGTTGTGGCTTTAGACCCAAATAATGGTGAAGTTTTGGTTGCAGCAACCGGACCGGATATTGATCCAAATCTTTTTACAGGACCAAACAAATCTAAAAATCTTTACGCCCTTTCGAAAGATACTATTTACGAAAACAAACCGACTTTCGACCGTTCTTTACAGGCGGGTTATCCTCCCGGATCTACTTTCAAATTGTTGACGGCTTTGGCAGCGATGCAAATGGGTGTGATGGATGAAAAGACAATTTTCCCATGCGGTGGCGGATTTTTCTACAAAGGAAAAAGAATTAAAGGTCACGGTGGAGCAGATCCTTTGATTCCTTCAATTCAGGTTTCAAGTAACTGTTTCTTTACTTACGCATTTATTGCAATCATTAAAAAATATCCTGGAAATCCATCAAAAGGCGTTGACGAATGGAAAAAAATCATGAGCAGCTTTGGGGTCGGTGAGTTTTTAAATAATGATTTTGCAGTAGGAGCAAAAGGAAGAATTCCTTCGGGGGATTTTTATGAAAGAAGATTTAAAGCCATCATCAAAGCAAACGGTTCTACAAGACAAGATTATAAGAATTGGGATGAAATGTCAACCGGAGCAATTTACAACGGAATGGGGCAGGGTGATGTAATGGTTACACCTTTACAGCTTGCTAATTATGTTGCTGCCATTGCCAATAGAGGGTGGTATTTTACGCCACACATTGTAAAATCGATTGATGGTAGACCTAATTCCGATCCGAGATTCAAAAAGAAACATCATACCCTGGTTGATCCAAAACATTTCGAACCTGTTTTAAAAGGAATGGAAGCAGTAGTTTTAAGAGGTACTGCGAGAGGTTTGATGTCTAAAGATTTTACTCAATTAGCAAAAACCGGAACTGCACAGGTTCCGCAAGGAAAAGATAATTCAATTTTTGTGTTAATTGCTCCTGCAGATAAACCCAAAATTGTGGTAGTTGCTGTAATGGAACATGCCGGATTTGGAGCAACTTGGGCAGGTCCAGCCTGTACGGTAATCGCCGAAAAATATATTACCGGAGATCTTAAACGTGAACATCTTTACAAAAAAATGATTACGTCGAGCTTTATGCCTGAATATAAAAGGCAATGGATTGTCGATCTGAAAAGAAAAGGTCTGTATAAAGAACCAAAGCCAGATTCTATAAAGCTTAAAAGGATACAAGACAGTTTGAATCTTGTGAAAAAAGCAAAAGAAAAGTTGCAAAAAGCCCAAAATGTTAAATCCCAAAAAACCGTAAAACCATGA
- a CDS encoding DUF6909 family protein translates to MTNSRARETTEAIERLYISMRHLFYRGFFKPSGVSGESIRSLLKTINPEIYGTMSIPSKLELDGLMYVLDRLPDGIEECAFIHLTSDEGFDKGSFEPIVPKKRRRNCYRIDEHQMNIEVLLGRSEIYDILTHLTFLFIEADKIRNLAFIQDENWKPTRAFKIIEEVVKGEKKFSRREKEVALIHLSSLIGRTFDETLNAYNTFGDDENPDRLFKIIYHLGKVSLEDAKQSREREIYFSAILKERVGHHYFGEKWANKVKEVLFENDLHMRPLHIISANMHSVKNMLYGNDALKKKDTKEVDYKLYGDISDKKDLRDKVSKYALEEGLIYINDKSGSNIDVQIIDLSKTNLKNTPFGHLKYDGDDVIMVFDYAFGEQAFEVMDELLRPFEQKGEVYMMKVKSVSIMGKAGILEGGKGDIMIPTSHIFEGTADNYPFENALKLEDFKDDELKAFEGPMITVLGTSLQNRDILQYFMNTSWKAIGLEMEGAHYQKAIQVASKIRHHIAPDLFVSYAYYASDNPLETGATLSSGGLGLTGVKPTYLITLRILEKILQSGKKEISAKK, encoded by the coding sequence ATGACAAATTCTAGAGCAAGAGAAACTACCGAGGCAATTGAAAGACTATACATATCTATGAGACACCTGTTTTATAGAGGTTTTTTTAAGCCGAGCGGAGTTTCTGGAGAAAGCATTAGAAGTTTGTTGAAGACGATCAATCCGGAAATTTACGGTACCATGAGCATTCCAAGCAAATTGGAATTGGATGGTTTGATGTATGTTTTAGACAGACTTCCAGATGGTATTGAAGAATGCGCTTTCATTCATCTTACATCAGACGAAGGTTTTGATAAAGGAAGTTTCGAGCCGATCGTTCCTAAAAAGAGAAGAAGAAACTGTTACCGAATCGATGAACACCAAATGAATATTGAAGTTCTTTTGGGCCGTTCAGAAATCTATGATATTCTTACGCATTTAACGTTCTTATTTATAGAAGCAGATAAAATTCGTAACCTCGCATTTATTCAGGATGAAAACTGGAAGCCGACAAGAGCTTTCAAAATCATCGAAGAAGTGGTAAAAGGGGAGAAAAAATTCAGCAGAAGAGAAAAAGAAGTGGCTTTGATTCATCTTTCTTCTTTAATAGGAAGAACTTTTGATGAAACTTTAAACGCTTACAATACTTTTGGCGATGATGAAAACCCGGACAGATTATTCAAAATCATTTACCATTTAGGAAAAGTAAGCCTTGAAGATGCTAAACAAAGCAGAGAAAGAGAGATCTACTTCAGTGCAATTCTTAAAGAAAGAGTAGGACACCATTATTTTGGAGAAAAATGGGCTAATAAAGTGAAAGAAGTTTTATTTGAAAACGATCTTCATATGCGTCCGTTACATATTATTTCGGCAAACATGCATTCCGTTAAAAATATGCTGTACGGAAATGATGCTTTAAAGAAAAAAGATACCAAAGAAGTAGATTACAAACTTTACGGAGATATTTCAGACAAAAAAGATCTTCGCGATAAGGTTTCAAAATACGCTTTGGAAGAAGGTTTAATTTACATCAACGATAAGAGCGGAAGTAATATCGATGTTCAGATTATCGATTTAAGCAAAACCAATCTTAAAAATACCCCTTTCGGACATTTGAAATATGACGGAGACGATGTAATTATGGTTTTCGATTATGCATTTGGTGAACAGGCTTTTGAGGTAATGGATGAATTGCTGAGACCTTTCGAGCAAAAGGGCGAAGTCTATATGATGAAAGTGAAATCAGTTTCTATCATGGGGAAAGCCGGAATTCTTGAAGGTGGAAAAGGAGATATCATGATTCCTACTTCTCATATTTTTGAAGGAACGGCAGATAATTATCCTTTTGAAAATGCTTTGAAATTGGAAGATTTTAAAGATGATGAATTAAAAGCTTTTGAAGGACCGATGATTACCGTTTTGGGAACATCCCTTCAAAACAGAGATATTCTTCAGTATTTTATGAATACTTCTTGGAAAGCAATTGGTCTTGAAATGGAAGGTGCTCATTACCAGAAAGCAATTCAGGTAGCATCAAAGATCAGACATCACATTGCACCAGATCTTTTTGTGAGTTACGCTTATTATGCTTCAGATAATCCTTTAGAAACAGGAGCTACACTTTCTTCGGGAGGTTTAGGTCTTACAGGAGTGAAACCAACATATCTGATTACTTTAAGAATCCTTGAAAAGATTTTACAAAGCGGAAAGAAAGAAATTTCTGCTAAAAAATAA
- a CDS encoding C40 family peptidase has translation MKKRVLFYLVAFVSTISLQSCVTNYVVSKPATYTKEYKTDAKLAAIDTKMENDKKLLINSFISEKAVALANAKNSLKNSEIAKAIKHNKTIDNILAEAQTYIGTPYRYGGMTRKGIDCSAFVLSVFGAAAGLTLPRVAASQSQEGEAIDKENLQKGDLIFFSHGKRISHVGIVESVTEEGEIKFIHAATSKGVMISSLNDSYWGPKFRFAKRVINENGDNYNNLASTSF, from the coding sequence ATGAAGAAAAGAGTTTTGTTTTATTTAGTTGCTTTCGTTTCAACAATATCACTACAATCATGCGTAACCAATTACGTGGTTTCAAAACCAGCAACTTACACTAAAGAATACAAAACAGATGCCAAACTTGCTGCAATAGATACTAAGATGGAGAATGATAAAAAGTTGTTAATCAACTCTTTCATCTCTGAAAAAGCAGTGGCACTTGCAAACGCAAAAAATTCTTTAAAAAATTCTGAAATCGCAAAAGCGATCAAACATAATAAGACAATTGATAATATCTTAGCAGAAGCTCAAACTTATATTGGAACTCCTTACAGATACGGAGGAATGACAAGAAAAGGAATCGATTGTTCAGCATTTGTATTATCAGTATTCGGAGCTGCAGCAGGCCTTACTTTACCAAGAGTGGCAGCATCTCAATCTCAGGAAGGAGAAGCAATCGATAAAGAAAATCTTCAGAAAGGAGATTTAATTTTCTTCTCTCACGGAAAAAGAATTTCTCACGTAGGAATTGTAGAAAGCGTAACTGAAGAAGGTGAAATAAAGTTTATTCACGCAGCAACATCAAAAGGGGTAATGATCTCATCATTGAATGATTCTTATTGGGGACCAAAATTCAGGTTTGCAAAAAGAGTAATCAATGAAAACGGAGATAACTACAACAACTTAGCATCTACTAGTTTTTAG
- a CDS encoding toxin-antitoxin system YwqK family antitoxin — protein sequence MIKKNLLITAFLFSQILLSQKSESIYYDKDWKVTTKSNALYYRQMPMKEIGELILLHDFYITGTPQFEGYSLKKNENAYVGDIIWYDENGNDNNFRQYRNDTKDQTLLYYHPNGQVRKKVGYKNGVKDGEAVIYNTDGTVLMKGMYVKGKPNNGSFERVKNNDDYDYNERIEEVSVSETESRRGEDALVPPPPAAPLKTTEVAPQTVELLEPMDDEENSSKKIKNRKTVTQKIFWINSKQIAQETVFVIDRYYFKPVEQKNYDKSGKLVQSLNEIHFEEYGSQIADGLDYEYYHQNNFATGIKSTTKYVKKLKSGKAFSYFPNGKIEAETLYKDGWKDGEEIVYTKDGKLKSKRVYKENEPFQGNFDENVGEFIVNFNYVNGLKDGEAIAVNEEKQTVAKGIYTNGKPFNGTFIEKIQGSSDDYELINVEKFKKTGLQKVFGYRLENLEKTYTVKDEKLNGMTTFYDDGKIVGTLEYKNDQPHNGALVQGGGTSIFKDGKITEETFFEDDYNKDRIRKQKLYENGILAKIKDYSFTVSEKPQQFYEGILKNGKPFSGYFETEVDREFKQVNYFENGVLKFQYSNDYLKNMDNYRHQLYDIKSTYKDGKIFDGVEYKLNEKQFVSRYWKSGVLHSFDWDLFAMHYFNRIHFELKNNTIEISDMQANRKAEIKIENSKNTFNKQLFIDGKLIDSTKKEYLESKYKEGIILYYEENGKIISKMMDMLDESIEPGEGTELFYKVYMVVKESSNIKESFNVLSEKFVSDKFLEETDESRIVTGVQTDSEGKPKDGILITSIQNNTYNLQLYMNRKLIKTVEKISFSKIKDEIKKLERLD from the coding sequence ATGATTAAAAAAAATCTTCTCATTACTGCTTTTTTATTTTCTCAAATATTGCTTTCTCAGAAATCAGAATCTATTTATTATGATAAAGATTGGAAAGTAACTACAAAATCCAATGCTTTGTATTATAGGCAAATGCCAATGAAAGAAATTGGCGAATTGATTTTACTGCATGATTTTTATATAACTGGAACTCCGCAATTTGAAGGATACTCTTTAAAGAAAAATGAAAATGCCTATGTTGGTGACATTATTTGGTATGATGAAAATGGAAACGATAATAATTTTCGTCAATATAGAAATGATACAAAAGATCAAACCTTATTATATTATCATCCTAATGGACAAGTACGCAAGAAAGTTGGCTATAAAAATGGTGTTAAAGATGGTGAAGCTGTAATTTATAATACAGACGGAACTGTTTTAATGAAAGGAATGTATGTAAAAGGAAAGCCCAATAACGGAAGTTTTGAAAGAGTGAAAAATAATGATGACTATGATTATAATGAAAGAATTGAAGAGGTTTCTGTATCGGAGACGGAAAGTCGTCGTGGTGAAGATGCTTTGGTTCCACCTCCACCCGCAGCTCCTTTAAAAACAACTGAAGTGGCACCACAAACGGTTGAACTTTTGGAACCAATGGATGATGAAGAAAATTCTTCAAAAAAAATAAAGAATAGAAAGACAGTTACTCAAAAAATATTTTGGATAAATTCTAAACAAATTGCTCAGGAAACGGTTTTTGTAATTGATCGATATTATTTTAAACCTGTCGAACAGAAAAATTATGACAAGTCGGGAAAATTAGTACAATCTTTAAATGAAATTCACTTTGAAGAATATGGAAGTCAGATTGCAGATGGATTGGATTATGAATATTATCATCAAAATAATTTTGCAACAGGAATTAAATCAACAACAAAATATGTAAAGAAGCTAAAGTCAGGAAAGGCATTTTCTTATTTTCCAAATGGTAAAATTGAAGCAGAAACTTTGTATAAAGATGGCTGGAAAGACGGAGAAGAAATAGTTTATACTAAAGATGGGAAACTTAAAAGTAAAAGAGTTTATAAAGAAAACGAGCCATTTCAAGGCAATTTTGATGAAAATGTAGGTGAGTTTATTGTGAATTTTAATTATGTGAATGGTTTAAAAGACGGTGAAGCAATTGCTGTCAATGAAGAAAAACAAACTGTTGCCAAAGGAATTTATACAAACGGAAAGCCTTTTAACGGAACTTTTATTGAAAAAATACAAGGAAGTTCTGATGATTATGAATTGATCAATGTTGAAAAATTTAAGAAAACCGGATTACAGAAAGTGTTTGGCTACAGATTGGAAAACTTAGAAAAAACCTATACAGTCAAAGACGAAAAGCTAAATGGAATGACAACTTTTTATGACGACGGCAAGATTGTTGGAACTTTAGAATATAAAAACGACCAGCCCCACAATGGAGCTTTAGTACAAGGTGGAGGAACCTCGATTTTTAAAGATGGAAAAATAACTGAAGAAACTTTTTTTGAAGACGATTATAATAAAGATAGAATTCGAAAACAAAAGCTTTACGAAAATGGAATTCTGGCGAAGATTAAAGATTATTCTTTTACTGTTTCAGAAAAGCCTCAACAATTTTATGAAGGAATTTTAAAAAACGGCAAACCTTTTTCAGGATATTTTGAAACTGAAGTTGATCGTGAATTTAAACAGGTGAATTATTTTGAAAATGGAGTTTTAAAATTTCAATATTCAAATGATTATCTTAAAAATATGGATAATTACAGACATCAACTGTATGATATTAAATCAACTTATAAGGACGGGAAGATTTTCGATGGTGTAGAATATAAGCTGAATGAAAAACAGTTTGTCTCAAGATATTGGAAGAGTGGAGTTTTGCACAGTTTCGATTGGGATTTGTTTGCGATGCATTATTTTAACAGGATTCATTTTGAATTGAAAAATAATACGATTGAAATCAGCGATATGCAGGCAAATAGAAAAGCTGAAATTAAAATTGAAAATTCTAAAAATACATTTAATAAGCAGCTGTTTATTGATGGGAAGTTAATCGATTCAACGAAAAAAGAGTATTTAGAATCAAAATATAAAGAAGGCATTATTCTTTATTATGAAGAAAATGGAAAAATAATTTCCAAAATGATGGATATGTTGGATGAATCTATCGAACCAGGCGAAGGAACAGAATTGTTTTACAAAGTTTATATGGTTGTCAAAGAATCCTCAAATATCAAAGAAAGCTTTAATGTGTTATCGGAAAAATTTGTTTCAGATAAATTTTTGGAAGAAACAGATGAAAGCCGTATTGTTACTGGCGTTCAAACTGATTCTGAAGGAAAGCCAAAAGACGGAATTCTCATCACTTCAATTCAAAACAATACTTACAACCTACAATTGTATATGAATCGAAAACTGATTAAAACTGTAGAGAAAATTAGTTTCAGCAAAATAAAAGACGAAATAAAAAAGTTGGAAAGGTTAGATTAA